A genomic window from Streptomyces sp. HUAS YS2 includes:
- a CDS encoding phosphotransferase family protein produces the protein MSLPDLPTSPTGLDLVRLGSWLGANVPGAGSDLSATLIAGGKSNLTYRVTDGATTWIVRRPPLGHVLATAHDMGREYRVMSALRDTAVPVPYTFGFCDDAEVLGAPFYMMARCAGTPYRLAAELAPLGEERTRLISERLVDTLVTLHQVDPAAVGLADFGRPEGYLERQVRRWRKQLDASYSRDLPAADELHRRLAAAIPKESGSGIVHGDYRLDNLLVDDEDRATAVLDWEMATLGDPLSDLALMVVYNRLGEVVGDAAGVSTVAGAPGYLTETETVERYAAGSGRDLSGFGFHLGLAAFKLAVIIEGIHYRHRSGQTVGDGFETLGEAIDPLLDAGLSALKETH, from the coding sequence ATGTCCCTTCCCGACCTCCCCACCTCCCCGACGGGCCTCGACCTGGTCCGGCTCGGCAGCTGGCTGGGCGCGAACGTCCCCGGAGCCGGCTCCGACCTGTCGGCCACGCTGATCGCCGGCGGGAAGTCCAACCTCACGTACCGGGTCACCGACGGCGCCACCACCTGGATCGTCCGCCGCCCGCCCCTCGGCCATGTGCTGGCGACCGCCCACGACATGGGCCGCGAGTACCGCGTGATGAGCGCACTGCGCGACACCGCCGTCCCCGTGCCGTACACGTTCGGCTTCTGTGACGACGCCGAGGTGCTGGGCGCGCCGTTCTACATGATGGCGCGTTGCGCCGGCACCCCGTACCGGCTCGCGGCCGAGCTCGCCCCGCTCGGCGAGGAGCGCACGCGGCTGATCTCGGAGCGGCTCGTCGACACCCTCGTCACGCTGCACCAGGTGGACCCGGCGGCGGTCGGTCTCGCCGACTTCGGGCGCCCCGAGGGCTATCTGGAGCGCCAGGTCCGCCGCTGGAGGAAACAGCTCGACGCCTCGTACAGCAGGGACCTCCCCGCCGCCGACGAGCTCCACCGCCGGCTCGCCGCCGCCATCCCGAAGGAGTCGGGGAGCGGCATCGTGCACGGCGACTACCGACTCGACAACCTGCTGGTCGACGACGAGGACCGGGCCACGGCGGTGCTCGACTGGGAGATGGCGACGCTCGGCGACCCGCTGTCGGACCTCGCGCTGATGGTCGTCTACAACCGGCTCGGCGAGGTCGTCGGCGACGCCGCCGGCGTCAGCACCGTCGCCGGCGCGCCCGGCTACCTCACCGAGACCGAGACCGTCGAGCGCTACGCCGCGGGCAGCGGCCGGGACCTCTCCGGATTCGGCTTCCACCTGGGCCTGGCCGCCTTCAAGCTCGCCGTGATCATCGAGGGCATCCACTACCGCCACCGCAGCGGCCAGACGGTCGGGGACGGCTTCGAGACCCTCGGCGAGGCCATCGATCCGCTGCTCGACGCGGGCCTTTCCGCACTGAAGGAGACGCACTGA
- a CDS encoding acyl-CoA dehydrogenase family protein — MEFQFDNRTEELRASLLEFMDQYVYPAEAVFHDQLAALTDPWAWDSVPVLQELRTEARKRGLWNLFLPGEEGGGLTNLQYAPLAEISGRSLHLAPPAMNCAAPDTGNMEVLHMFGTPEQKERWLEPLLAGEIRSAFAMTEPNVASSDATNIGTSIVRDGGNYVINGSKWWITGAMNPQATIFIVMGKTDPGAERHRQQSMILVERDTPGFEIHRGMEVFGYDDREHGGHAELTFTDVRVPAANLIGGEGDGFGIAQARLGPGRIHHCMRSIGIAERAVELMCARADERVAFGRPIAEQGVIRDWIAESRVRIEQLRLLVLKTAWLMDTVGNKGAHAEIQAIKIATPATVQWILDKAIQVHGAGGLSQDFVLANMYAHIRTLRFADGPDEVHKNALAKSELRDQAAKRASRA; from the coding sequence ATGGAGTTCCAGTTCGACAACAGGACCGAGGAGCTGCGCGCCTCCCTGCTCGAATTCATGGACCAGTACGTGTACCCGGCCGAGGCGGTCTTCCACGACCAGCTCGCCGCACTCACGGACCCCTGGGCCTGGGACTCGGTCCCCGTCCTCCAGGAGCTGCGGACCGAGGCCCGCAAGCGCGGCCTGTGGAACCTCTTCCTGCCGGGCGAGGAGGGCGGGGGACTGACGAACCTCCAGTACGCCCCGCTGGCGGAGATCAGCGGGCGCAGCCTGCACCTCGCACCCCCGGCGATGAACTGCGCGGCGCCGGACACCGGCAACATGGAGGTGCTGCACATGTTCGGCACCCCGGAGCAGAAGGAGCGCTGGCTGGAGCCGCTGCTGGCGGGGGAGATCCGCTCGGCGTTCGCGATGACCGAGCCGAACGTGGCGTCGTCCGACGCCACCAACATCGGCACGTCGATCGTGCGTGACGGCGGCAACTACGTGATCAACGGCAGCAAGTGGTGGATCACCGGGGCGATGAACCCCCAAGCGACGATCTTCATCGTGATGGGCAAGACCGACCCGGGCGCCGAGCGGCACCGGCAGCAGTCGATGATCCTCGTCGAGCGGGACACCCCCGGCTTCGAGATCCACCGCGGGATGGAGGTCTTCGGTTACGACGACCGCGAGCACGGTGGTCACGCCGAACTCACCTTCACCGACGTACGGGTGCCGGCCGCGAACCTGATCGGCGGCGAGGGCGACGGCTTCGGCATCGCCCAGGCACGGCTCGGCCCGGGCCGGATCCACCACTGCATGCGCTCGATCGGTATCGCCGAGCGGGCCGTCGAGCTGATGTGCGCCCGTGCCGACGAGCGCGTCGCCTTCGGCCGGCCGATCGCCGAGCAGGGCGTCATCCGTGACTGGATCGCCGAATCCCGGGTGCGCATCGAGCAGTTGAGGCTGCTCGTGCTCAAGACCGCGTGGCTGATGGACACCGTAGGCAACAAGGGCGCGCACGCCGAGATCCAGGCGATCAAGATCGCTACCCCGGCCACCGTGCAGTGGATCCTCGACAAGGCGATCCAGGTCCACGGCGCCGGCGGCCTGTCCCAGGACTTCGTGCTGGCCAACATGTACGCCCACATCCGGACCCTGCGCTTCGCCGACGGTCCGGACGAGGTCCACAAGAACGCCCTGGCCAAGAGCGAGCTGCGGGACCAGGCCGCGAAGCGCGCGTCGCGCGCGTGA
- a CDS encoding ABC transporter permease, with translation MYPNLLVPLLTALALALVALVLVAVRQPVSRRLAFRQVARRRTEAALVIGGSMLGTAIVIGALVVGDTLNFSVRQEAYRTLGPVDERVVAAPGPTGRAVTERMARLAGDPDVDGVLNARATQASAVSTADGRTAAEPRVLAWQMDFDEASRFGSPGGDSGLGGPNPKPGQVVVNEPLARSLSVGAGDPITLYLFGAPQTYRVERVVPEQGLAGVGLGGRLNRDVFLPPEALESTARAAGAEPRSVTFVSNRGGVESGEALTDRVTADIRQALGPLAGQTAIETPKHTVLRDAKQAGDSLGALFLMIGSFSIIAGALLLVNIFVMLGEERKSQMGMVRAVGMKRSRLVGSFTLEGATYALLSALPGAAVGVAVGWGVAVVAAQIFQGWSVGGSSIRIAFDVTPTSVLNGLAMGLLIAFAAILATSVRISRFNIIAAIRDLPTTPGRRPRRRLLAVSTALAVLCAFAAVPAVARSQPDATYLMPALALAFAAPALLRVLPRHTVTTSVAGAVLAWTLLAPVVRPRIFDTPSMSVYVIQGALAAFSAVVLVSDNQRTLLRPVRRFLQRPTEGGLAARLAVAYPLAKRFRTGATLVMYTLIVFVLVLLTEISGILRAGVDGVVADATAGYSLRLDYNPQVAGDRLGAELRTGPSAAGIAAVTPLINAMGRATDPGHRSAQPLDVAAVGVPDGAITGITFRERLPGLADDPAVWRALASDPRYVVLDGFFGSTGGPAGDYYDPGDTLTLTDPRTGRSEQKVIAGVLSNGLVFYPGTGASSTTYPVVMGERATRALFGAQAQNASALVRTAPGTSPDALATRLQGEQLSSSLVATPIESDIRQQFDSSTAFFRLMQGFLALGLGVGITGLGVVMVRAVRERRRTIGILRALGFRARTVQRSFLWESTFIAVEGIVLGSLLGVLTTRLMYSNSAAFEGLEGGFPVEWTSICGLAAATFAASLLATIGPARRAAAIRPALAVRVTE, from the coding sequence ATGTACCCGAACCTCCTGGTCCCGCTGCTCACCGCCCTGGCCCTGGCCCTCGTGGCCCTGGTGCTGGTCGCGGTCCGGCAGCCGGTGTCACGGCGCCTGGCCTTCCGGCAGGTCGCTCGCCGGCGCACCGAGGCGGCGCTGGTGATCGGCGGATCGATGCTCGGAACGGCCATCGTCATCGGGGCCCTGGTCGTCGGCGACACCCTGAACTTCTCCGTGCGGCAGGAGGCGTACCGCACCCTCGGACCGGTGGACGAACGCGTCGTCGCCGCTCCGGGGCCGACCGGCCGCGCCGTCACCGAACGAATGGCCCGCCTGGCGGGAGATCCCGACGTCGACGGGGTCCTGAACGCCCGGGCGACCCAGGCATCGGCCGTCAGCACGGCCGACGGCCGCACGGCCGCCGAACCGCGCGTCCTGGCCTGGCAGATGGACTTCGACGAGGCCTCGCGCTTCGGCTCCCCGGGCGGGGACTCCGGACTCGGCGGACCGAACCCGAAGCCCGGCCAGGTCGTGGTCAACGAGCCGCTGGCCCGGTCTTTGAGCGTGGGAGCCGGGGATCCGATCACGCTGTACCTGTTCGGCGCGCCGCAGACGTACCGGGTCGAGCGCGTGGTCCCGGAGCAGGGTCTGGCCGGTGTGGGCCTCGGCGGCAGGCTGAACCGTGACGTCTTCCTCCCACCGGAGGCGCTGGAGTCCACCGCCCGGGCCGCCGGTGCGGAGCCCCGCTCGGTCACCTTCGTGTCCAATCGAGGCGGCGTCGAGAGCGGCGAAGCCCTGACCGACCGCGTGACCGCGGACATCCGGCAGGCGCTGGGCCCGCTCGCCGGCCAGACGGCGATCGAGACGCCGAAGCACACGGTCCTGCGGGACGCGAAGCAGGCCGGGGACTCCCTGGGTGCCCTGTTCCTCATGATCGGCAGTTTCAGCATCATCGCGGGCGCACTGCTCCTGGTGAACATCTTCGTGATGCTCGGCGAGGAGCGGAAGTCCCAGATGGGCATGGTGCGGGCCGTGGGGATGAAGCGCTCGCGGCTGGTCGGGTCCTTCACCCTCGAAGGGGCGACGTACGCGCTGCTGTCCGCCCTGCCGGGAGCGGCCGTCGGGGTCGCCGTCGGCTGGGGCGTCGCCGTGGTGGCGGCGCAGATCTTCCAGGGCTGGTCGGTCGGCGGAAGCAGCATCCGCATCGCGTTCGATGTCACCCCGACCAGCGTCCTCAACGGACTGGCCATGGGTCTGCTCATCGCCTTCGCCGCGATCCTCGCGACCAGCGTGCGCATCAGCAGGTTCAACATCATCGCCGCCATCCGCGACCTCCCGACGACGCCCGGTAGGCGACCGCGCCGCCGTCTGCTCGCGGTCTCCACCGCCCTGGCGGTCCTGTGCGCGTTCGCGGCCGTCCCGGCCGTGGCCCGCAGCCAGCCCGACGCCACGTACCTCATGCCGGCGCTCGCCCTCGCCTTCGCCGCTCCGGCGCTGCTGCGCGTCCTCCCCCGGCACACGGTCACCACCTCGGTCGCGGGAGCCGTACTGGCCTGGACACTCCTGGCACCCGTCGTACGCCCGCGGATCTTCGACACTCCTTCGATGTCCGTGTACGTCATCCAGGGCGCCCTGGCCGCCTTCTCCGCGGTGGTGCTCGTCAGCGACAACCAGAGGACGCTGCTCCGCCCCGTACGCCGATTCCTCCAGCGCCCGACGGAGGGTGGCCTGGCGGCCCGCCTCGCGGTCGCGTACCCCTTGGCCAAACGATTCAGGACCGGCGCGACCCTGGTGATGTACACGCTGATCGTGTTCGTCCTCGTGCTCCTGACGGAGATCTCGGGCATCCTCCGCGCCGGAGTCGACGGAGTCGTCGCCGACGCCACCGCCGGATACTCCCTCCGGCTGGACTACAACCCGCAGGTCGCCGGGGACCGACTCGGCGCCGAGCTGCGGACCGGTCCGTCGGCTGCCGGGATCGCCGCCGTGACACCGCTGATCAACGCCATGGGACGGGCCACCGACCCGGGGCACCGCAGCGCCCAGCCCCTCGACGTCGCCGCCGTCGGAGTGCCCGACGGAGCGATCACCGGCATCACCTTCCGCGAACGACTGCCCGGCCTGGCGGACGACCCCGCGGTGTGGCGGGCTCTCGCCTCCGACCCCCGCTACGTCGTGCTCGACGGCTTCTTCGGCAGCACCGGCGGCCCGGCCGGCGACTACTACGACCCCGGCGACACCCTCACCCTGACGGATCCCCGCACGGGCCGCAGCGAACAGAAGGTCATCGCCGGCGTGCTCAGCAACGGGTTGGTCTTCTACCCGGGCACCGGAGCCAGTTCGACCACCTACCCCGTGGTGATGGGCGAGCGGGCGACGCGCGCGCTCTTCGGCGCCCAGGCGCAGAACGCCTCCGCACTGGTGAGAACCGCTCCCGGAACCTCCCCCGACGCGCTGGCGACCCGACTCCAGGGCGAACAGCTCTCGTCGAGCCTGGTCGCCACGCCCATCGAGTCGGACATCCGCCAACAGTTCGACTCCAGCACCGCCTTCTTCCGCCTCATGCAGGGTTTCCTCGCCCTCGGCCTCGGCGTGGGCATCACCGGCCTCGGTGTCGTCATGGTCCGAGCCGTCCGCGAACGCCGCCGCACCATCGGAATCCTGCGCGCCCTCGGCTTCCGAGCGCGGACCGTGCAGCGGTCCTTCCTGTGGGAGAGCACCTTCATCGCCGTGGAAGGAATCGTCCTCGGATCTCTGCTGGGCGTGCTCACCACCCGGCTGATGTACAGCAACAGCGCCGCGTTCGAGGGGCTCGAAGGAGGATTCCCGGTCGAATGGACCAGCATCTGCGGCCTGGCAGCGGCCACCTTCGCCGCGTCGCTCCTGGCCACGATCGGTCCGGCACGGCGCGCGGCCGCCATCCGCCCCGCGCTCGCGGTCCGCGTCACCGAATGA
- a CDS encoding MASE1 domain-containing protein, producing the protein MADVLDTRRFRPSTEAALMSLAVTVCYYAAGRLGLMGRLVVEGVVVTPIWPPTGVAVAALLVLGARVWPGIALGSFLVIASLTAPGPTTVVTVVSNTVAPLCAFLLLRRAGFRRDMARLRDGLSLVFLGGFGAMLISATAGVGLQVAKGSLDKSEFWPAWLAWWVGDTMGVLLVAPLLLVLAGPAGRFRLRRWKEAAFLGLTTLVLMPMAVLNPMSMLFLVFPLLIWAALRFQLAGSMLCALFASVLTTFEATSRRGAFLHLTDVEIMAKLQAFNGSAALTALLLASVITEQRATRRSVRRACQELAEVLEHLAAGEPSPGPPGTAESRAAPPGGHRDS; encoded by the coding sequence ATGGCTGACGTGTTGGATACTCGGCGGTTCCGGCCCTCTACGGAGGCGGCTCTGATGTCGCTGGCCGTGACGGTTTGCTACTACGCGGCCGGACGACTCGGCCTGATGGGCCGCCTCGTCGTCGAAGGCGTGGTGGTCACCCCCATCTGGCCGCCCACCGGCGTCGCCGTCGCCGCCCTGCTGGTGCTCGGCGCGCGGGTCTGGCCTGGGATCGCCCTCGGCTCCTTCCTCGTCATCGCCTCCCTCACCGCTCCGGGGCCCACCACGGTGGTCACCGTGGTGAGCAACACCGTCGCGCCGCTCTGCGCCTTCCTGCTGCTGCGACGGGCCGGCTTCCGGCGCGACATGGCTCGGCTGCGGGACGGACTCTCCCTGGTCTTCCTCGGCGGGTTCGGCGCCATGCTGATCAGCGCGACCGCGGGGGTCGGACTGCAGGTGGCGAAGGGCTCCCTGGACAAGAGCGAGTTCTGGCCCGCCTGGCTGGCCTGGTGGGTGGGCGACACGATGGGGGTGCTGCTCGTCGCCCCGCTCCTGCTCGTCCTCGCGGGGCCGGCCGGACGGTTCCGGTTACGGCGCTGGAAGGAGGCGGCCTTTCTGGGGCTGACGACCCTGGTCCTCATGCCCATGGCCGTGCTCAACCCGATGAGCATGCTCTTCCTCGTCTTCCCCCTGCTGATCTGGGCAGCGCTCCGCTTCCAGCTCGCCGGAAGCATGCTGTGCGCGCTCTTCGCCTCCGTGCTCACCACCTTCGAGGCGACCTCCAGGCGGGGCGCGTTCCTCCACCTGACGGACGTCGAGATCATGGCCAAGCTCCAGGCGTTCAACGGTTCCGCCGCCCTGACCGCCCTGCTTCTCGCCTCCGTCATCACCGAGCAGCGTGCGACCCGCCGGTCGGTGCGCCGCGCCTGCCAGGAACTGGCGGAGGTGCTGGAGCACCTCGCGGCGGGCGAGCCCTCGCCGGGTCCACCCGGCACCGCCGAGAGCCGGGCAGCACCACCCGGCGGGCACCGGGATTCGTGA
- a CDS encoding GAF domain-containing SpoIIE family protein phosphatase, whose protein sequence is MGGAEEQPEQQQYIDLQARLDRRLEEIAAQLRELAGAKDRLQGLLNAVLAITRETDLPAVLHRIVTTAMELVSARYGALGVLDESGQALEQFITAGLSESERADLSDIEFPHGRGVLGHLIHHPEPLRVDDIAAHPASVGFPPGHPHMGTLLGVAVSVRGTIYGDLYLSERRDGQPFDREDEDIVISLAGAAGIAVENVRLFEQVRDSAEHFQRLLLPTLPDLHPLTAAATYRPAPTPGHLGGDWYDAIWLPDNACAVVIGDVVGHDLHAAAAMAQTRSMLRALLYDHLTPPSSVLHQLDVTLHAITDLPVTTACLARIEPAGQGWRLHWSTAGHLPPLLITLDRNTEYLHTEPGLPLAVNTGHHRPDQTYPLPPGATLVFYTDGLIEHPAQSVDEGMAQLAELAASHVDLPLQDFVNTLADHHPSDGHDDLAILALRIPLDPDPAPQVGNRPA, encoded by the coding sequence ATGGGGGGAGCGGAGGAACAGCCGGAGCAGCAGCAGTACATCGACCTGCAGGCGCGGCTGGATCGCCGGCTCGAGGAGATCGCCGCACAGCTACGGGAACTCGCCGGTGCCAAGGACCGGCTGCAGGGGCTGTTGAACGCGGTGCTGGCCATCACCCGGGAGACGGACCTGCCCGCGGTGCTGCACCGCATCGTCACCACCGCCATGGAACTGGTCAGCGCTCGCTACGGCGCCCTGGGAGTACTCGACGAGTCCGGCCAGGCACTGGAGCAGTTCATCACCGCCGGTCTGTCGGAGTCCGAGCGCGCCGACCTGTCTGACATCGAGTTCCCCCATGGACGCGGCGTCCTGGGACACCTGATCCACCACCCCGAGCCATTGCGCGTCGACGACATCGCTGCCCACCCCGCCTCCGTCGGGTTCCCGCCCGGCCACCCGCACATGGGCACCCTGCTCGGCGTCGCCGTCAGCGTCCGCGGCACCATCTACGGCGACCTCTACCTTTCCGAACGCCGTGACGGCCAGCCCTTCGACCGCGAAGACGAGGACATCGTCATCAGCCTCGCCGGAGCAGCCGGCATCGCCGTCGAGAACGTCCGCCTCTTCGAACAGGTCCGCGACAGCGCCGAACACTTCCAGCGGCTCCTACTGCCCACCCTGCCCGACCTGCATCCCCTCACCGCAGCTGCCACGTACCGGCCCGCCCCCACGCCCGGCCACCTCGGGGGAGACTGGTACGACGCCATCTGGCTGCCCGACAACGCCTGCGCCGTCGTCATCGGCGACGTCGTCGGCCACGATCTGCACGCGGCGGCCGCCATGGCCCAGACCCGCAGCATGCTGCGGGCCCTGCTCTACGACCACCTCACCCCGCCCAGCTCCGTCCTGCACCAGCTCGACGTCACCCTGCACGCGATCACCGACCTGCCCGTCACCACCGCCTGCCTCGCCCGCATCGAACCCGCGGGCCAGGGCTGGAGACTGCACTGGAGCACCGCCGGGCACCTCCCACCACTGCTGATCACCCTCGACCGGAACACGGAGTACCTGCACACCGAACCCGGCCTACCCCTCGCGGTGAACACCGGACACCACCGCCCTGACCAAACGTACCCCCTGCCCCCGGGTGCCACCCTGGTCTTCTACACGGACGGGCTGATCGAACACCCCGCCCAGTCGGTCGACGAGGGCATGGCCCAACTCGCCGAACTTGCCGCATCCCACGTCGACCTGCCCCTGCAGGACTTCGTGAACACGCTGGCCGACCACCACCCCAGCGACGGCCACGACGACCTGGCCATCCTCGCCCTACGCATCCCCCTCGACCCGGACCCTGCTCCCCAAGTCGGCAACCGGCCAGCGTGA
- a CDS encoding flavodoxin domain-containing protein: MRAVIVYESMFGNTHEIADAIGEGVKEAHPDAEVECVAVADALPERIGPTDLLVVGGPTHMRGMTTGMSRKMGLKAEKQGAEKQERPFTPEEGAEGPGVRDWFHDTLPKAHTGTHAAAAFDTRADMRLAGAAAGGIARRLRGHGYELVAEPEGFIIEDTEGPLRAGERERAKAWGAALQIA, from the coding sequence ATGCGTGCCGTGATCGTTTACGAGAGCATGTTCGGCAACACGCACGAGATCGCCGACGCGATCGGAGAGGGCGTGAAGGAGGCGCACCCGGACGCCGAGGTCGAGTGCGTGGCAGTGGCCGACGCGCTACCGGAGCGCATCGGCCCCACCGACCTGCTGGTCGTGGGCGGGCCGACCCATATGCGCGGCATGACCACCGGAATGAGCCGGAAGATGGGGCTGAAGGCCGAGAAGCAAGGGGCCGAGAAGCAGGAGCGTCCTTTCACCCCCGAAGAGGGCGCCGAGGGCCCCGGCGTCCGCGACTGGTTCCATGACACGCTCCCGAAGGCCCACACCGGTACCCATGCCGCCGCGGCCTTCGACACCAGGGCGGACATGCGTCTGGCCGGCGCCGCCGCCGGCGGCATCGCACGTCGGCTGCGCGGCCATGGCTATGAACTCGTCGCGGAACCGGAGGGATTCATCATCGAGGACACCGAAGGACCGCTGCGCGCCGGCGAACGGGAACGGGCGAAGGCGTGGGGCGCGGCCCTCCAGATCGCCTGA
- a CDS encoding SDR family oxidoreductase produces the protein MERFEGKTAIVTGASRGIGLAIAERLVAEGARVVVTGRTKDTLDEAVAALGGPAYALGVAGKADDQEHQADTVRRAIEAFGSVDLLVNNTGINPVYGPMIELDLAAARKIVEINCLAALSWTQTVHGAWMKEHGGSVVNVSSVSGVQPAPMIGMYGASKAMLISMTELLAVELAPDIRINAVAPAVVKTKFATALYEGREAELAAGYPLKRLGEPEDIGSVVAFLLSEDAAWLTGQTVVIDGGVTLVGAAE, from the coding sequence ATGGAGCGTTTCGAGGGCAAGACCGCGATCGTCACCGGAGCCAGCCGAGGCATCGGCCTCGCCATCGCCGAGCGGCTCGTCGCCGAGGGCGCCCGGGTCGTCGTCACCGGCCGCACCAAGGACACGCTCGACGAGGCGGTCGCCGCTCTGGGCGGTCCCGCGTACGCGCTGGGCGTCGCCGGCAAGGCCGACGACCAGGAGCACCAGGCCGACACGGTCCGCCGCGCGATCGAGGCGTTCGGCAGCGTGGACCTGCTGGTGAACAACACCGGCATCAACCCGGTGTACGGCCCGATGATCGAGCTCGACCTGGCGGCCGCCCGCAAGATCGTGGAGATCAACTGCCTCGCCGCGCTCTCCTGGACCCAGACGGTCCACGGGGCGTGGATGAAGGAGCACGGCGGCTCGGTCGTCAACGTCTCCTCGGTCTCCGGTGTGCAGCCGGCGCCGATGATCGGCATGTACGGAGCCAGCAAGGCGATGCTGATCTCGATGACCGAGCTGCTGGCCGTCGAGCTGGCCCCGGACATCCGAATCAACGCCGTCGCGCCGGCCGTCGTCAAGACGAAGTTCGCGACCGCCCTGTACGAGGGCCGCGAGGCCGAGCTTGCCGCCGGTTACCCGCTCAAGCGGCTCGGCGAGCCCGAGGACATCGGCAGCGTCGTCGCCTTTCTGCTGTCCGAGGACGCCGCCTGGCTCACCGGCCAGACCGTCGTCATCGACGGAGGCGTCACGCTCGTCGGAGCAGCCGAGTGA
- a CDS encoding ABC transporter ATP-binding protein yields MQSMAPDRALLVATGVRKIYRTGSVEVTALLDLDLVVRRGEMVGVMGPSGSGKTTLLNCLSGLDDIDGGRVEVDGHDLFAMSDAARTEHRAHTMGFVFQAFNLIPVFSAVENVELPLLLVGTRPREARGRALSMLDRVGLGHRVGHRPSEMSGGEQQRVTIARALAGRPAIVWADEPTGNLDSAMADQVMDLLCELNRDEGQTIVLVTHDSAIGARVPRLIRMRDGQLVDDVRQAVPARAVTPDVPLG; encoded by the coding sequence ATGCAATCCATGGCCCCCGACCGGGCACTCCTTGTGGCCACCGGGGTACGCAAGATCTACCGGACGGGCTCCGTCGAGGTCACCGCCCTGCTCGACCTGGATCTCGTCGTGCGCCGCGGGGAAATGGTGGGGGTCATGGGGCCGTCGGGTTCCGGGAAGACCACGCTGCTGAACTGTCTGTCCGGGCTCGACGACATCGACGGCGGCCGGGTGGAGGTCGACGGGCACGACCTGTTCGCGATGTCGGACGCGGCGCGCACGGAGCACCGAGCCCACACCATGGGCTTCGTCTTCCAGGCGTTCAATCTCATCCCCGTCTTCTCCGCGGTGGAGAACGTCGAACTGCCCCTGCTGCTCGTGGGCACCCGGCCGCGCGAAGCACGTGGCAGGGCGCTCTCCATGCTCGACCGCGTGGGACTGGGCCACCGCGTCGGGCACCGGCCGAGCGAGATGTCCGGAGGCGAACAGCAGCGGGTGACGATCGCCCGCGCCCTGGCCGGCCGCCCGGCCATCGTGTGGGCGGACGAACCCACCGGGAACCTCGACAGCGCGATGGCCGACCAGGTCATGGACCTGCTGTGCGAGCTCAACCGGGACGAGGGCCAGACGATCGTTCTGGTCACCCATGACAGCGCCATCGGCGCGCGCGTCCCCCGACTGATCCGCATGCGCGACGGGCAACTGGTCGACGACGTCCGCCAGGCCGTCCCCGCACGGGCCGTGACGCCCGACGTCCCTCTGGGCTGA
- a CDS encoding HAD family phosphatase, translating to MSPNALVEAVVLDYGGVLTGPVKQSIDAWLEADGIEPESFSRTLKAWMSRSAPLGTPIHRLETGELGVEEFDALLAAELTTIDGRPVDPVGVLSRLFAGMRPDPAMFGLVEELRELGVRVALLSNSWGNTYPRERIDALFDPVVVSGEVGLRKPLAPIYELTLEGLGVVPGRALFIDDAEPNVLGARAVGMRAHLHVDAPSTRAALAALVPGLRASLNGAPA from the coding sequence GTGTCTCCGAACGCACTGGTCGAGGCCGTCGTCCTCGACTACGGGGGTGTTCTCACCGGGCCCGTGAAGCAGTCCATCGATGCCTGGCTCGAGGCCGACGGCATCGAGCCGGAGTCGTTCTCCCGGACCCTCAAGGCCTGGATGTCGCGCAGTGCGCCCCTCGGCACTCCGATCCACCGCCTGGAGACCGGTGAGCTGGGCGTCGAGGAGTTCGACGCGCTTCTCGCCGCGGAGCTCACCACGATCGACGGCCGGCCGGTCGACCCGGTCGGCGTGCTCTCCCGGCTGTTCGCCGGGATGCGCCCGGACCCGGCGATGTTCGGGCTCGTGGAGGAGCTGCGCGAGCTCGGCGTCCGGGTCGCCCTGCTGTCCAACAGCTGGGGCAACACCTACCCGCGCGAGCGGATCGACGCACTGTTCGACCCGGTCGTCGTCTCCGGCGAGGTGGGCCTGCGCAAGCCGCTGGCCCCGATCTACGAACTGACCCTCGAGGGGCTGGGTGTCGTCCCCGGGCGCGCGCTCTTCATCGACGACGCCGAGCCCAACGTGCTCGGCGCGCGAGCCGTCGGCATGCGGGCGCACCTGCACGTCGACGCCCCTTCCACCCGCGCGGCGCTCGCCGCCCTCGTCCCGGGCCTGCGCGCCTCGCTGAACGGAGCACCGGCATGA